One window of Esox lucius isolate fEsoLuc1 chromosome 25, fEsoLuc1.pri, whole genome shotgun sequence genomic DNA carries:
- the LOC105005883 gene encoding elastin isoform X1 yields the protein MFCMLWIIFPTMALLVEAGKQSASGEAAADKGGGMNGGMGGMAGMAGMAGNAAMQPGIMNGLVLNGQPFLAQLVPVGGSLLQPGIGQAGGPQLLPIGALQQGGATVVEQAGAAGGIPLQQLSQLPNGAVPLFAVVPQANGVGGPGAPMLMQIIPVGGGNNPQQPAAAGQAGKARVKHSVPFRGSPTSTGTDPPLVTVGEVEESSGSDSPVILK from the exons ATGTTTTGCATGCTATGGATCATCTTTCCGACGATGGCTCTCCTG GTGGAGGCTGGAAAGCAGTCAGCTAGTGGTGAg GCTGCTGCAGACAAGGGAGGAGGTATGAACGGAGGCATGGGCGGCATGGCTGGCATGGCTGGCATGGCTGGTAATGCTGCCATGCAGCCAGGGATTATGAATGGGCTTGTCCTAAATGGGCAACCCTTTCTGGCACAG TTGGTACCAGTTGGAGGATCATTACTGCAGCCGGGCATTGGTCAGGCTGGTGGACCCCAGCTTTTACCCATCGGTGCTCTTCAGCAGGGAGGGGCAACTGTTGTAGAACAGGCAGGAGCAGCCGGTGGCATACCACTACAGCAACTTTCTCAACTGCCCAATGGG GCTGTGCCGTTATTTGCAGTAGTGCCACAAGCAAATGGTGTCGGAGGCCCCGGAGCGCCAATGTTGATGCAG ATTATTCCTGTGGGTGGAGGAAACAACCCTCAGCAGCCAGCAGCTGCAGGGCAGGCAGGCAAAGCTCGAGTCAAG CATTCAGTCCCTTTTCGTGGAAGTCCAACATCAACGGGAACGGATCCTCCACTG
- the LOC105005883 gene encoding elastin isoform X2, protein MFCMLWIIFPTMALLAAADKGGGMNGGMGGMAGMAGMAGNAAMQPGIMNGLVLNGQPFLAQLVPVGGSLLQPGIGQAGGPQLLPIGALQQGGATVVEQAGAAGGIPLQQLSQLPNGAVPLFAVVPQANGVGGPGAPMLMQIIPVGGGNNPQQPAAAGQAGKARVKHSVPFRGSPTSTGTDPPLVTVGEVEESSGSDSPVILK, encoded by the exons ATGTTTTGCATGCTATGGATCATCTTTCCGACGATGGCTCTCCTG GCTGCTGCAGACAAGGGAGGAGGTATGAACGGAGGCATGGGCGGCATGGCTGGCATGGCTGGCATGGCTGGTAATGCTGCCATGCAGCCAGGGATTATGAATGGGCTTGTCCTAAATGGGCAACCCTTTCTGGCACAG TTGGTACCAGTTGGAGGATCATTACTGCAGCCGGGCATTGGTCAGGCTGGTGGACCCCAGCTTTTACCCATCGGTGCTCTTCAGCAGGGAGGGGCAACTGTTGTAGAACAGGCAGGAGCAGCCGGTGGCATACCACTACAGCAACTTTCTCAACTGCCCAATGGG GCTGTGCCGTTATTTGCAGTAGTGCCACAAGCAAATGGTGTCGGAGGCCCCGGAGCGCCAATGTTGATGCAG ATTATTCCTGTGGGTGGAGGAAACAACCCTCAGCAGCCAGCAGCTGCAGGGCAGGCAGGCAAAGCTCGAGTCAAG CATTCAGTCCCTTTTCGTGGAAGTCCAACATCAACGGGAACGGATCCTCCACTG
- the sparcl1 gene encoding SPARC-like protein 1: MKTCLLILCLLASAITVSVKSKPHGKQVLSKSSHIVKEKEIISDEANEGEVLPTFMTFEASSQEQDEDMSYEDNANVGPYKDKGVFVVSSGGERSIPVLLSHEALVDLLQEESEEEEVQEEEEKQGENKEPKETQLKATQLRGEEEEAEGDSEKKENEEVLEEEEEEEKSKVAEMKGVVEDSEVNLDKEEDVEGVEGVGEKEPEETQSEVEKEKREGEGVEGVSGKEEGDEDMVDNKEGEAEKKDKVEKIEVMEDKEEEAVEVKEEEKEEKLVVEQRGVEEEAIVEETESSTAPETPADLDYTDDSDVTQPLKTELDEGKPLTKDAKIVSKEKQPPKAEEKEEQFSKKDEIPTVTDDYEAQQDMQGAEGTESQEEHYQDKLLDGNKDQEKGSKDDSRDKGFHIKDADTYSDLQETKNSVDLNGAHLPVEGEGESEAKNRNESASHTKGKARKHSKNHRVRKHPPQRDEALQEEGVPDHQAEIGEKDYHHTPDNAVYKPKRRRAGKWATLVGMNPVQVRATVELYPSARPLMVASLYSPESSAADACEQFRCKRGKTCSLNEEKKPMCVCQEPSACPLSSNDFDHVCGTDNVTYDTSCELFATKCNLEGTKRGHRLHLDYTGPCKFIAPCMNAELVQFPLRMRDWLKNVLLQLFEHDSMSPDFLTPKQRIRVKKIHESERRLHAGEHPIELLAQDFEKNYNMYIYPVHWQFAQMDQHPSDRFLSHSELAPLRVPLVPMEHCTSRFFQECDADEDKMVSFREWGHCFGIKDEDMDVNLLF; the protein is encoded by the exons ATGAAGACCTGTTTACTGATCCTTTGCTTGTTGGCCTCAGCAATCACTGTGTCT GTCAAAAGCAAACCTCATGGCAAACAAGTTTTATCCAAGTCTTCACACATAGTTAAAGAGAAG gaaattatttcagatgagGCCAATGAAGGAGAAGTACTTCCCACGTTCATGACTTTCGAGGCCAGTAGTCAGGAGCAGGATGAGGACATGAGTTATGAGGACAATGCCAATGTTGGTCCCTATAAGGATAAGGGGGTGTTCGTGGTGTCTAGCGGTGGTGAAAGGAGCATCCCGGTCCTGCTGAGCCATGAGGCCCTAGTGGATCTTCTCCAGGAGGAGTCAGAGGAAGAAGAGGtacaagaggaggaggaaaagcaaGGGGAAAATAAAGAGCCCAAGGAGACTCAGTTAAAAGCAACCCAGTTGAGGGgggaagaagaagaagcagaGGGAGATTCTGAGAAAAAGGAGAATGAGGAGGTCttagaagaggaagaagaggaggaaaagtCTAAAGTGGCAGAGATGAAGGGGGTGGTAGAAGACTCTGAGGTAAATTTGGATAAGGAGGAGGATGTGGAAGGGGTAGAAGGGGTAGGAGAGAAGGAGCCTGAGGAAACACAATCtgaagtggagaaggagaagagggagggagaaggagtggAAGGAGTTTCAGGGAAGGAGGAAGGGGATGAAGATATGGTAGACAAtaaagagggagaggcagaaaaAAAGGACAAGGTGGAAAAGATTGAGGTGatggaggacaaggaggaggaggcagttgaggtgaaagaggaggagaaagaggagaaactTGTGGTGGAGCAAAGAGGAGTTGAGGAAGAGGCCATAgttgaagagacagagagcagtACTGCGCCCGAGACACCAGCTGATCTGGACTACACTGATGACAGTGATGTCACACAGCCCCTGAAGACTGAACTCGATGAAGGGAAACCCCTTACCAAAGATGCTAAAATTGTCTCAAAAGAGAAACAGCCGCCAAAGgcagaagagaaagaagagcaaTTTAGTAAGAAAGATGAGATCCCCACTGTGACCGATGACTATGAGGCCCAACAAGACATGCAAGGTGCAGAGGGGACTGAAAGCCAGGAAGAGCATTACCAGGACAAACTCCTTGATGGAAACAAGGACCAGGAGAAAGGTTCCAAGGATGATTCCAGAGACAAGGGGTTCCATATTAAAGATGCAGATACATACAGTGACCTACAGGAAACAAAGAACAGCGTGGATCTTAATGGGGCACATCTCCCCGTAGAAggtgaaggagagagtgaggcgAAGAACAGGAATGAGAGTGCCAGTCACACCAAAGGCAAAGCCAGGAAGCACAGTAAGAACCACAGGGTAAGGAAACACCCTCCACAAAGGGATGAGGCACTGCAAGAAGAGGGAGTCCCTGACCACCAGGCAGAAATTGGTGAGAAGGACTACCACCACACCCCAGACAATGCTGTTTACAAGCCCAAGAGGAGAAGAGCAGGAAAATGG GCTACTCTGGTGGGCATGAACCCAGTCCAGGTCAGGGCAACTGTGGAGCTCTATCCAAGTGCGAGGCCGTTGATGGTGGCCAGCTTGTACAGCCCGGAATCTTCTGCTGCCG aTGCTTGTGAGCAATTCCGTTGTAAACGTGGAAAGACCTGTTCTCTTAACGAGGAAAAGAaacctatgtgtgtgtgtcaagagCCTTCTGCCTGTCCACTGAGTAGCAATGACTTTGATCAT GTATGTGGGACTGATAATGTCACATATGACACATCGTGTGAGCTTTTTGCCACCAAGTGCAACCTGGAAGGCACCAAGAGAGGCCATAGACTTCACTTGGACTACACTGGACCCTGCAAAT TCATAGCACCGTGTATGAATGCAGAGTTGGTCCAGTTTCCATTACGAATGCGTGACTGGCTGAAAAACGTTTTGCTGCAGCTCTTTGAACATGACTCCATGTCCCCTGACTTCCTCACCCCCAAGCAGCGCATCAGA GTAAAAAAGATCCATGAGAGTGAGAGGCGTCTCCATGCGGGGGAACACCCTATTGAACTGTTGGCCCAGGACTTTGAAAAAAACTATAACATGTACATCTATCCTGTGCACTGGCAGTTTGCCCAGATGGACCAGCACCCTTCTGACAG GTTCCTTTCGCACTCTGAGCTGGCCCCCCTGAGAGTCCCATTAGTCCCCATGGAGCATTGCACATCTCGTTTTTTCCAGGAGTGTGATGCTGACGAAGACAAGATGGTCTCCTTCAGGGAGTGGGGCCACTGCTTTGGCATTAAGGATG AGGACATGGATGTCAACCTGCTCTTCTAA